One Natrinema longum genomic window carries:
- a CDS encoding M48 family metallopeptidase, producing MAVVGFVLLAWYLVLAAVSYWALSVLRVTAPGPIGTLALILTVAVVVGVLSYRFGTSQLLSSVEAVELPRSHAPDFFRRLDRLESRMSVDSPTVLLARLPTPNAFALGTARNGTIVLDRSLFRLLSPDELEALVAHELAHLEGYDAFVQTLAYSVFRTVAGLVFLVLAPLLLPIAGIARAIAWMRGDPGSWSRTVFGRLLGTIEAGVVVCLLVVTLAVRAYPRRREYAADDRAVAVTGRPVARSSDGRPTNPFGCTPPTSNHVRAGREKQGRGLVAGSHRVDGARRDGVSLP from the coding sequence ATGGCAGTCGTCGGATTCGTACTGCTCGCCTGGTACCTCGTGCTGGCCGCGGTCAGCTACTGGGCGCTGTCGGTACTTCGGGTGACCGCACCGGGGCCCATCGGCACGCTCGCGTTGATCCTCACCGTTGCCGTCGTCGTCGGCGTGCTGAGCTACCGGTTCGGCACGTCGCAACTGCTTTCGAGCGTCGAGGCGGTCGAACTCCCCCGGTCCCACGCGCCCGACTTTTTCCGCCGGCTCGATCGCCTCGAGTCGCGGATGAGCGTCGACTCGCCGACGGTGCTGCTCGCACGATTGCCCACGCCCAACGCCTTCGCGCTGGGCACTGCGCGCAACGGGACGATCGTCCTCGACCGGTCGCTGTTCCGACTGCTCTCGCCCGACGAACTCGAGGCGCTGGTGGCCCACGAACTCGCTCATCTCGAGGGCTACGACGCGTTCGTCCAGACGCTCGCCTACAGCGTTTTCCGGACGGTCGCCGGACTGGTCTTTCTCGTCCTGGCCCCGCTGTTGTTACCGATCGCTGGCATCGCTCGAGCGATCGCGTGGATGCGTGGCGATCCGGGGTCGTGGTCGCGGACGGTCTTCGGACGGCTCTTGGGGACGATCGAGGCTGGTGTCGTCGTCTGTTTGCTGGTCGTAACGCTTGCCGTTCGGGCGTACCCCCGACGACGGGAGTACGCCGCCGACGACCGTGCCGTGGCGGTCACCGGTCGACCGGTCGCGCGATCGAGCGACGGCCGGCCCACAAACCCTTTTGGCTGCACACCACCTACGTCGAATCATGTACGTGCGGGACGCGAAAAACAGGGAAGAGGTCTGGTTGCTGGATCACATCGAGTCGATGGGGCTCGACGAGACGGCGTTTCGCTCCCGTGA
- a CDS encoding acyl-CoA mutase large subunit family protein has translation MFDPDELEEIRASKEAWHEAEVEPVLDRFGERKETFTTDTGGQEVDRLYTPADVDGLDYEEDLGNPGEPPYTRGVYSTGYRGRLWTMRQYAGFSTPEDTNERYHYLLDQGQTGLSMAFDLPTQMGYDSDADMAAGEVGKAGVAIDSLDDMETVFDGIPLDEVSTSMTINAPASVLLAMYIAVGDQQGVDRSELRGTIQNDLLKEYIARNTYIYPPEPSMRIITDIFEFCAEETPKFNTISISGYHIREAGSTAAQELAFTLGDGIEYVETAIEAGLDVDEFAPQLSFFFNGHNNIFEEVAKFRAARRMWHDLIEERFDPDDPKSKQLKFHTQTAGSMLTAQQIENNVVRVAYQALAAVLGGTQSLHTNGKDEALALPTEESVRTALRTQQILAHESGAADTIDPLAGSYYVESLTDEVEEEAYEILEEVEERGGMLEAVEQQWVQRQIQDTSFDRQREIEEKERIIVGVNEFEVDEDPEMDVEEVTEEDQQRQIDNLEGVRAERDDEAVDASLEALRDAARSDRNLMPYIIDAVKAYATVGEICNVMRDEFGEYQPGGAM, from the coding sequence ATGTTCGATCCCGACGAACTCGAGGAGATCCGTGCCAGCAAGGAAGCGTGGCACGAGGCAGAAGTCGAACCGGTCCTCGATCGGTTCGGCGAGCGCAAGGAAACGTTCACGACCGATACGGGCGGTCAAGAGGTCGATCGGCTCTATACGCCGGCCGACGTCGACGGCCTCGACTACGAGGAGGATCTGGGCAATCCGGGGGAGCCGCCGTACACGCGCGGCGTCTACTCGACGGGGTACCGCGGTCGGCTGTGGACCATGCGCCAGTACGCCGGGTTCTCGACGCCCGAAGACACCAACGAGCGGTATCACTACCTGCTCGATCAGGGCCAGACGGGGCTCTCGATGGCCTTCGACCTGCCGACCCAGATGGGGTACGATTCCGACGCCGACATGGCCGCCGGCGAGGTCGGCAAGGCCGGCGTCGCGATCGATTCCCTGGACGACATGGAGACGGTCTTCGACGGCATCCCGCTCGACGAGGTCTCGACGTCGATGACGATCAACGCGCCGGCGTCGGTGTTGCTGGCCATGTACATCGCGGTGGGCGACCAGCAGGGCGTCGACCGCTCGGAGCTACGGGGGACGATCCAGAACGACCTCCTGAAGGAGTACATCGCACGGAACACGTACATCTACCCGCCGGAGCCGTCGATGCGGATCATCACGGACATCTTCGAGTTCTGTGCCGAGGAGACGCCGAAGTTCAACACCATCTCGATCTCGGGCTATCACATCCGGGAGGCCGGTTCCACTGCCGCCCAGGAACTCGCCTTCACGCTGGGCGACGGCATCGAATACGTCGAGACCGCGATCGAGGCCGGCCTCGACGTCGACGAGTTCGCCCCTCAGCTCTCCTTTTTCTTCAACGGCCACAACAACATCTTCGAGGAGGTCGCCAAGTTCCGTGCGGCCCGCCGGATGTGGCACGACCTCATCGAGGAGCGCTTCGACCCGGACGACCCCAAATCCAAGCAGCTCAAGTTCCACACCCAGACGGCGGGCTCGATGTTGACCGCCCAGCAGATCGAGAACAACGTCGTCCGCGTCGCCTACCAGGCGCTTGCAGCTGTGCTCGGGGGCACCCAGAGCCTGCACACGAACGGCAAGGACGAGGCACTCGCCCTGCCGACCGAGGAGTCGGTCCGCACGGCCCTGCGAACCCAGCAGATCCTCGCCCACGAGTCCGGCGCGGCCGACACCATCGACCCGCTCGCGGGCAGCTACTACGTCGAATCGCTCACCGACGAGGTCGAGGAAGAAGCCTACGAGATCTTAGAGGAGGTCGAAGAACGCGGGGGCATGCTTGAGGCCGTCGAACAGCAGTGGGTCCAGCGCCAGATCCAGGACACGTCCTTCGACCGCCAGCGAGAGATCGAGGAGAAAGAACGGATCATCGTCGGCGTCAACGAGTTCGAGGTCGACGAGGACCCCGAGATGGACGTCGAAGAGGTCACCGAGGAGGACCAACAGCGACAGATCGACAACCTCGAGGGTGTTCGCGCCGAGCGCGACGACGAGGCGGTCGACGCGAGCCTCGAGGCGCTGCGCGATGCGGCACGAAGCGATCGGAACCTGATGCCGTACATCATCGACGCGGTCAAGGCCTACGCGACGGTCGGCGAGATCTGTAACGTCATGCGCGACGAGTTCGGGGAGTACCAGCCAGGCGGCGCGATGTGA
- a CDS encoding GNAT family N-acetyltransferase, with protein sequence MYVRDAKNREEVWLLDHIESMGLDETAFRSRDYVVAIDEASGEKAGFGRIRVHKPDDESAADVCELTSIGVLEGWRGQGVGAHIVERLVEYAGDEGFDTVYVLTGEGAYLAQFGFQRIEESELPGVLQQRLADKRDGVDPDAVPLAIDIEEFRMPDRFREAFKRAPEGREETDDQESPEDFGIDPESATYKYDTGR encoded by the coding sequence ATGTACGTGCGGGACGCGAAAAACAGGGAAGAGGTCTGGTTGCTGGATCACATCGAGTCGATGGGGCTCGACGAGACGGCGTTTCGCTCCCGTGACTACGTCGTCGCGATCGACGAGGCTTCCGGCGAGAAGGCCGGCTTCGGTCGGATCCGCGTCCACAAGCCCGACGACGAGTCGGCGGCGGACGTCTGTGAGTTGACCAGTATCGGCGTCCTCGAGGGGTGGCGCGGACAGGGCGTCGGGGCGCACATCGTCGAACGACTCGTGGAGTACGCCGGCGACGAGGGGTTCGACACCGTCTACGTCCTGACCGGCGAGGGGGCCTACCTCGCCCAGTTTGGGTTCCAGCGGATCGAGGAGTCCGAACTGCCGGGCGTCCTCCAGCAGCGACTCGCGGACAAGCGCGACGGCGTCGATCCCGACGCGGTACCGCTGGCGATCGATATCGAGGAGTTCAGGATGCCCGATCGGTTCCGCGAGGCGTTCAAGCGAGCCCCGGAGGGGCGCGAGGAAACGGACGACCAGGAGTCCCCGGAGGACTTCGGGATCGACCCGGAGTCGGCCACGTACAAGTACGATACCGGTCGGTAG
- the mce gene encoding methylmalonyl-CoA epimerase, which produces MHFDHAGIATDDAQTLAELYGDLFGLESVHEEEFDGLRVVFLECGDGYFELLEPLEEGTISRYLETNGAGIHHLALATDDIESALETAREHEVSLIDEEPRPGAWGHSVAFLHPKDTGGILIELVEH; this is translated from the coding sequence ATGCACTTCGATCACGCCGGGATCGCGACCGACGACGCACAGACACTCGCGGAACTGTACGGCGACCTCTTCGGGCTCGAGAGCGTCCACGAGGAGGAGTTCGACGGGCTACGCGTCGTCTTCCTGGAGTGTGGCGACGGCTATTTCGAACTGCTCGAGCCACTCGAGGAGGGGACGATCTCGCGGTACCTGGAGACCAACGGCGCGGGGATCCACCACCTCGCGCTCGCGACCGACGACATCGAGTCGGCCCTCGAGACGGCCAGGGAGCACGAGGTGTCGCTGATCGACGAGGAGCCACGACCGGGTGCGTGGGGTCATTCGGTGGCGTTTCTGCACCCGAAAGACACTGGCGGAATTCTGATCGAACTCGTTGAACACTGA
- a CDS encoding ubiquitin-like small modifier protein 1 produces MELECVFFGPFRDVVGEKTVRYETDAETVGDLLVELEAAYPRLEGDLLDDGDGLAGDTVVTKDQKNVVHLDGLETALETDTVLRLVPSVYGG; encoded by the coding sequence ATGGAACTCGAGTGTGTCTTCTTCGGCCCCTTTCGCGACGTCGTCGGTGAGAAGACCGTTCGCTACGAGACCGACGCCGAAACCGTCGGCGACCTCCTGGTCGAACTCGAGGCGGCGTACCCGCGCCTCGAGGGCGACCTTCTAGACGACGGCGACGGACTGGCGGGGGACACGGTCGTTACAAAGGACCAAAAGAACGTCGTCCACCTCGACGGCCTCGAGACGGCCCTCGAGACCGACACCGTACTCCGGCTGGTGCCGTCGGTGTACGGCGGGTGA
- a CDS encoding aldehyde ferredoxin oxidoreductase C-terminal domain-containing protein: MLHAEGPLLAVDVGDRTATETTIDETLETAVGGRAVATALAHERIPFDADPFGPENRAYLATGPLQQSSMSFTGRMNMTALSPLTDGLVSTNAGGYLSRNFVGTGISVLELAGESDELLAVHVTDQGVEFEDVPELEGATVPETSDYVAEHHDLGPDNCIAIGPAGENRVRFASVMTFDSRAFGRGGLGAVLGSKNVKCVTFQGDSAPPVEIPDPPEMEIHREAAQSDDRMRRQGTTGGTEFINDNFSLPTRYFREYEFEHADGIGGNAVEEKKYKKGACSACAYACKLPTRDEESGVETEGPEFETVYAFGSSQGVGDIVDVMKANELCDSLGMDTISAGVTVAAYLDSVDEFGNAELAREVTEQIAFREGIGDTLAEGVDRCHDELGVDNYTVKGMEFAAHDGRVLHGQGLSYAVANRGGDHMYAGMLSLEYSGELDPDGTLGKAERLVQEENASAFRDTGIVCAFGGDYVTDERLETLFDADYGELMEIGALTVRLERHFNNQRGFDRSDDGLPYEIPDLEAAIGEYYEARGLTDDGVVPDAALESIAPSAD; the protein is encoded by the coding sequence ATGCTCCACGCGGAAGGGCCGCTGCTCGCAGTCGACGTCGGTGACCGAACTGCGACCGAAACGACCATCGACGAAACGCTCGAGACGGCCGTCGGCGGACGCGCCGTCGCCACGGCACTCGCCCACGAACGGATCCCGTTCGACGCGGACCCGTTCGGGCCCGAGAACCGTGCGTATCTCGCCACGGGCCCCCTCCAGCAGTCCTCCATGTCCTTTACCGGCCGGATGAACATGACCGCCCTCTCGCCGCTGACCGACGGCCTGGTCTCGACCAACGCCGGCGGCTATCTCTCGCGGAACTTCGTCGGGACGGGGATCAGCGTCCTCGAGCTCGCCGGCGAGAGCGACGAGTTGCTGGCAGTGCACGTCACCGATCAGGGTGTCGAGTTCGAGGACGTGCCGGAACTCGAGGGGGCGACCGTGCCCGAGACGTCCGACTACGTGGCCGAACACCACGACCTCGGTCCGGACAACTGCATCGCGATCGGGCCTGCCGGCGAGAACCGAGTACGGTTCGCCTCCGTGATGACCTTCGACTCGCGGGCGTTCGGCCGCGGCGGATTGGGTGCCGTCCTCGGGTCGAAGAACGTCAAGTGCGTCACCTTCCAGGGTGACAGCGCGCCCCCCGTCGAAATCCCGGACCCGCCGGAGATGGAGATCCACCGGGAAGCGGCCCAGTCCGACGACCGAATGCGACGGCAGGGGACGACCGGCGGCACCGAGTTCATCAACGACAACTTCTCGCTTCCCACCCGCTACTTCCGGGAGTACGAGTTCGAACACGCCGACGGGATCGGCGGCAACGCCGTCGAGGAGAAGAAGTACAAAAAGGGCGCGTGCTCGGCCTGTGCCTACGCCTGCAAGCTCCCCACGCGGGACGAAGAGAGCGGTGTCGAAACCGAAGGGCCCGAGTTCGAAACCGTCTACGCGTTCGGCTCGAGCCAGGGGGTCGGCGACATCGTCGACGTGATGAAGGCAAACGAGCTCTGTGACAGTCTCGGGATGGACACGATTTCGGCCGGTGTCACCGTCGCGGCCTATCTCGACAGCGTCGACGAGTTCGGCAACGCCGAACTCGCACGGGAGGTGACCGAACAGATCGCGTTCCGCGAGGGGATCGGCGACACCCTCGCCGAGGGCGTCGACCGCTGTCACGACGAGCTCGGCGTCGACAACTACACCGTCAAGGGCATGGAGTTCGCCGCCCACGACGGACGCGTCCTCCACGGACAGGGGCTCTCCTACGCGGTCGCGAACCGGGGTGGGGACCACATGTACGCCGGCATGCTGAGCCTCGAGTACAGCGGCGAACTCGATCCCGACGGTACCCTCGGCAAGGCCGAGCGACTCGTCCAGGAGGAGAACGCCTCGGCGTTCCGGGACACGGGGATCGTCTGTGCGTTCGGCGGCGACTACGTGACCGACGAGCGACTCGAAACCCTGTTCGACGCCGACTACGGGGAACTCATGGAAATCGGAGCCCTGACCGTTCGCCTCGAACGCCACTTCAACAACCAGCGCGGGTTCGACCGGAGCGACGACGGACTGCCCTACGAGATTCCCGACCTCGAGGCCGCGATCGGGGAGTACTACGAGGCCCGGGGCCTGACGGACGATGGGGTCGTTCCGGACGCGGCACTCGAGTCGATCGCGCCCTCGGCCGACTGA
- a CDS encoding FAD-dependent oxidoreductase, with amino-acid sequence MEGTPVTVASVSEVGPETVTLELETPDGFDALPGQFVLLRAKPDEEVLSRHYTLSSPSVGETFELTVGVDPDGDLSPWLAALERGDTVHIDGPFGRITYEGEDDVVALAGGPGIGPSVAVAEAAHDAGHDAVVIYQADEPAHTDRLEALEDAGATVVFVDDGVNDELADAIETHREEGQLYAFGFDDFVTFVADAIEDAGGDPDDALIENFG; translated from the coding sequence ATGGAAGGGACGCCAGTCACCGTCGCATCGGTCAGCGAAGTCGGTCCCGAGACCGTCACGCTCGAACTCGAGACGCCCGACGGGTTCGATGCCCTGCCGGGACAGTTCGTCTTGCTCCGGGCCAAACCGGACGAGGAAGTACTCTCCCGACATTACACGCTCTCGTCGCCCTCGGTGGGCGAAACGTTCGAACTCACCGTCGGCGTCGATCCTGACGGCGATCTCTCGCCGTGGCTCGCGGCGCTCGAACGCGGCGACACCGTCCACATCGACGGTCCGTTCGGTCGGATCACCTACGAGGGCGAGGACGACGTCGTCGCGCTCGCCGGCGGACCGGGAATCGGCCCCTCGGTCGCTGTCGCGGAAGCGGCCCACGACGCCGGACACGACGCTGTCGTGATCTATCAGGCCGACGAACCGGCACACACCGACCGTCTCGAGGCCCTCGAGGACGCGGGCGCGACGGTCGTCTTCGTCGACGACGGCGTGAACGACGAGTTGGCGGATGCCATCGAAACCCACCGCGAGGAGGGACAACTGTACGCGTTCGGCTTCGACGACTTCGTCACGTTCGTCGCCGACGCGATCGAGGATGCCGGCGGCGATCCGGACGACGCGCTGATCGAAAACTTCGGGTAA
- a CDS encoding NAD(P)/FAD-dependent oxidoreductase, with the protein MPDVAIVGGGPAGLSAALFTAKNGLETVVFDTDETWMHKAHLFNYPGIRSISGSEFMALTRGQVRDRGADVRVGEAVIDVEPGDDGFRVETADGEYQADYVVLATGADRSMAEDVGVEFDDDGTVDVDLDTETSIDDLYATGATVRDEEWQAVIAAGDGASAALDILSKENGEHFHDFDVPDDVP; encoded by the coding sequence ATGCCAGACGTCGCGATCGTCGGCGGCGGCCCCGCCGGCCTGAGCGCAGCGCTCTTCACGGCGAAGAACGGCCTCGAGACCGTCGTCTTCGACACGGACGAGACGTGGATGCACAAGGCCCACCTGTTCAACTATCCCGGGATTCGGAGCATCAGCGGGAGCGAGTTCATGGCGCTCACACGCGGGCAGGTCCGGGACCGCGGCGCGGACGTACGCGTCGGCGAGGCAGTCATCGACGTCGAACCGGGCGACGACGGCTTCCGGGTCGAGACGGCGGACGGCGAGTACCAGGCCGACTACGTCGTGCTCGCGACCGGTGCGGATCGCTCGATGGCCGAAGACGTGGGGGTCGAGTTCGACGACGACGGCACCGTCGACGTCGACCTCGATACGGAGACGAGTATCGACGATCTGTACGCGACGGGCGCGACGGTCCGGGACGAGGAGTGGCAGGCGGTCATCGCCGCGGGCGACGGCGCGTCGGCGGCACTCGATATTCTCAGCAAGGAGAACGGCGAGCACTTCCACGATTTCGACGTGCCGGACGACGTGCCGTGA
- a CDS encoding PQQ-dependent sugar dehydrogenase, with amino-acid sequence MSEQPAERSIPVGESSRNYASRRRVLQAAAAAGGVVGLSTAAFAQEAETIELGGETSGWQGVAPEAIADETNPTLELEEGTTYELTWENLDGIAHNMVIVDGEGEALERTELMSEQGETQTLEFEATSEMAEYYCEPHRATMRGDVSVGGGNGAQEQPEAGDSEGFFQPGAEIGVRTIAEGMTAPTDMAVADEERDRYFVADQTGELWVVTDDGLRDEPFLDVSDRLVELGTFEGAYADPNQDYDERGLLGVEFHPDFAENGQFYVHYSAPPNDETPDGWSHVEVVSEFQATDDASQGDPESERVLLEFQKPQYNHDAGPMAFGPDGYLYVPMGDGGGANDDMEGHVDDWYDGNDGGNGQDVSENLLGSVLRIDVDSEGTDQPYGIPEDNPLVDEDDALDEHYAWGFRNPFGISFDSDGRLFVADAGQDLFEEANLVEAGGNYGWNVKEGTHCFSTDSPSQPPAECPDSAPEDAPYNGQELQDPIVEYPHIYREEMVGIVIVGGHVYEAGQIAGLEGKYVFGDWTSDPSREEPAGRLLAAADPDGGGAEPMAGADGGNETAEMNETVDANETAGMNETVDGNETADGNETATEAGSDGDQQVVPRDELWEMEELQVAGTEDGSFPYFVRMFGQDDEGNVYVLANREGTPTGDTGAVMRIVPPGEGDSLSMPEGAAGTPAEEQEPDENATADTQDEPIADGNETAANETETETGTNETAADDA; translated from the coding sequence ATGAGCGAGCAACCCGCCGAGCGGTCGATCCCGGTCGGGGAATCATCCCGTAACTATGCGTCCCGCCGTCGCGTGTTACAGGCCGCCGCCGCTGCGGGCGGGGTCGTCGGGCTGAGCACCGCTGCGTTCGCCCAGGAGGCCGAAACGATCGAACTCGGGGGTGAGACGAGCGGCTGGCAAGGCGTCGCACCCGAGGCGATCGCGGACGAGACGAACCCGACGCTGGAACTCGAGGAGGGGACCACGTACGAACTCACGTGGGAGAACCTCGACGGTATCGCGCACAATATGGTCATCGTCGACGGCGAGGGCGAAGCACTCGAGCGGACCGAACTCATGAGCGAGCAGGGCGAGACCCAGACGCTCGAGTTCGAGGCCACGAGCGAGATGGCCGAGTACTACTGTGAGCCCCATCGGGCGACGATGCGCGGAGACGTGTCGGTCGGCGGCGGAAACGGGGCCCAGGAGCAGCCGGAAGCCGGCGATTCGGAGGGGTTCTTCCAGCCGGGGGCGGAGATCGGCGTCCGGACGATCGCGGAGGGGATGACCGCGCCGACGGACATGGCAGTTGCCGACGAGGAGCGAGACCGGTACTTCGTCGCGGATCAGACGGGTGAGCTCTGGGTCGTCACCGACGACGGGCTCCGGGACGAGCCGTTCCTCGACGTCAGCGACCGGCTCGTCGAACTCGGGACGTTCGAGGGAGCGTACGCCGACCCGAATCAGGACTACGACGAACGGGGGTTGCTCGGCGTCGAGTTCCATCCCGACTTCGCGGAGAACGGACAGTTCTACGTTCACTACAGCGCGCCGCCCAACGACGAGACGCCCGACGGGTGGAGTCACGTCGAAGTCGTCTCGGAGTTCCAGGCCACCGACGATGCGAGCCAGGGCGATCCCGAGTCGGAACGAGTGCTCCTGGAGTTCCAGAAGCCACAGTACAACCACGACGCCGGGCCGATGGCGTTCGGGCCCGACGGCTACCTCTACGTTCCGATGGGCGACGGCGGCGGTGCGAACGATGATATGGAGGGGCACGTCGACGACTGGTACGACGGAAACGACGGCGGGAACGGCCAGGACGTCAGCGAGAACCTGCTCGGAAGCGTCCTTCGAATCGACGTCGACAGTGAGGGAACGGACCAGCCGTACGGCATCCCTGAGGATAACCCACTGGTAGACGAGGACGACGCGCTCGACGAACACTACGCGTGGGGGTTCCGGAACCCGTTTGGCATCTCGTTCGACAGCGACGGACGACTGTTCGTCGCCGACGCCGGCCAGGACCTGTTCGAAGAGGCGAACCTCGTCGAGGCGGGGGGCAACTACGGCTGGAACGTCAAGGAGGGGACCCACTGCTTCAGCACGGACAGTCCGAGCCAGCCGCCGGCGGAGTGCCCGGATTCGGCACCCGAGGACGCGCCGTACAACGGTCAGGAACTCCAGGATCCGATCGTCGAGTATCCCCACATCTATCGGGAAGAGATGGTCGGCATCGTGATCGTCGGCGGCCACGTCTACGAAGCCGGGCAAATCGCCGGCCTCGAGGGGAAGTACGTCTTCGGCGACTGGACATCTGATCCGTCCCGCGAAGAGCCGGCAGGGCGACTCCTCGCCGCCGCCGATCCTGACGGCGGCGGGGCTGAACCAATGGCTGGTGCGGACGGTGGGAACGAGACGGCGGAGATGAACGAGACTGTCGATGCGAACGAGACGGCAGGAATGAATGAAACTGTCGACGGGAACGAGACGGCCGACGGGAACGAAACCGCGACCGAGGCGGGTTCGGACGGCGACCAACAGGTGGTTCCGCGGGACGAACTCTGGGAGATGGAAGAATTGCAGGTCGCAGGCACCGAGGACGGATCCTTCCCGTACTTCGTCCGCATGTTCGGTCAGGACGACGAGGGGAACGTGTACGTGCTCGCGAACCGGGAGGGCACTCCGACGGGCGACACCGGTGCGGTCATGCGGATCGTCCCACCGGGCGAGGGCGACTCCCTCTCGATGCCCGAGGGGGCGGCGGGAACCCCAGCCGAGGAGCAGGAACCCGACGAGAACGCGACGGCGGACACTCAGGACGAACCGATCGCCGACGGCAACGAGACGGCGGCCAACGAAACGGAAACCGAGACCGGTACGAACGAGACCGCGGCCGACGACGCGTAA
- a CDS encoding ferritin-like domain-containing protein translates to MAMNDLHELFIHKLAQQYYVEQELVDTLDEMARNTTNDRMSQGFADHRDETRTQVQRLEEVFAALDRPAEARDAAIFEGIEEDRRELEAEIEDDELLNMVYLNAGMMTERVEMTAYEGLTTIAEQLELGDDIQRPLESNYDEEQSAFRELETLETATDINSLWDRLTPS, encoded by the coding sequence ATGGCAATGAACGACCTTCACGAGTTGTTCATCCACAAGCTCGCCCAGCAGTACTACGTCGAACAGGAACTCGTCGACACGCTAGACGAGATGGCACGAAACACGACCAACGACCGGATGAGCCAGGGCTTTGCGGACCACCGCGACGAGACCCGAACGCAGGTCCAACGCCTCGAGGAGGTCTTCGCGGCACTCGATCGGCCTGCGGAAGCCCGAGACGCTGCCATCTTCGAGGGGATCGAGGAGGACCGCCGCGAACTCGAGGCCGAGATCGAGGACGACGAACTGCTGAACATGGTCTACCTGAACGCGGGGATGATGACCGAACGCGTCGAGATGACGGCCTACGAGGGGCTGACGACGATCGCGGAGCAACTCGAACTCGGCGACGACATCCAACGCCCCCTCGAGTCGAACTACGACGAGGAGCAATCCGCCTTCCGCGAACTCGAGACGCTGGAGACGGCGACGGACATAAATTCGCTGTGGGATCGGCTGACGCCATCGTGA
- a CDS encoding DoxX family protein — protein MRNPIQRETRTSERTPLRQSESNGGSVAESGPFRLARVLFGAVLAFMATDNFRNLEERIQYAESKHAPVPSLSVPAISGGLLFGSVGIVLWRMPVASAAAVAVFFGSVTPLLHDFWNVDDPEEKQQELIEFSKNAALLGAALAFLQLGRSQGPGE, from the coding sequence ATGCGTAATCCGATACAGCGCGAGACGCGGACGAGCGAGCGCACCCCACTCCGTCAGTCGGAGTCGAACGGCGGATCGGTTGCCGAGAGCGGACCCTTTCGCCTTGCACGCGTCCTGTTCGGTGCTGTTCTCGCGTTCATGGCGACGGACAACTTCCGAAACCTCGAGGAGCGGATCCAGTACGCCGAGTCGAAGCACGCGCCGGTGCCGTCGCTGTCGGTCCCGGCGATAAGCGGCGGGCTCCTGTTCGGCAGCGTCGGGATCGTGCTGTGGCGGATGCCCGTCGCGTCTGCCGCTGCAGTGGCGGTCTTCTTCGGGAGCGTCACGCCGCTGCTACACGACTTCTGGAACGTGGACGATCCCGAGGAGAAGCAACAAGAGCTCATCGAATTTTCCAAAAACGCTGCACTGCTGGGTGCAGCACTCGCTTTCCTCCAGTTGGGACGGTCGCAGGGCCCCGGGGAGTAG
- a CDS encoding HAD family hydrolase, which translates to MHYDAVLFDFDGVVVETPSPQRFREALGRTYETLGRSGPEAETLRELARGDFESIADRCRSLDIDTDAFCAQAAREMVRTQRAAVEDGLRSAYDDVTTVRSLEQPLGIVSDNHPTVVATLLDRVGLRSPFETIYGCPLTPDGLARRKPDPTNIEAAMETLEADEAIYVGDRAVDVRAADNAGIDSVLLTRSDEGDPPEADVDPTYRLPSLSGLPSVLQ; encoded by the coding sequence ATGCACTACGATGCGGTCCTGTTCGACTTCGACGGGGTCGTCGTCGAAACCCCCTCGCCCCAGCGGTTTCGCGAGGCGCTCGGCCGGACCTACGAGACGCTTGGCCGATCCGGGCCGGAGGCCGAGACGTTGCGGGAACTCGCACGCGGCGATTTCGAGTCGATCGCCGACCGGTGTCGCAGCCTCGACATCGACACCGACGCGTTCTGTGCCCAGGCCGCCCGGGAGATGGTCAGGACCCAGCGAGCGGCGGTCGAAGACGGACTGCGCTCGGCATACGACGACGTAACCACGGTTCGATCGCTCGAGCAACCGCTCGGGATCGTCAGCGACAACCATCCGACGGTCGTCGCGACGCTGCTCGACCGGGTCGGACTCCGGTCGCCGTTCGAGACGATCTACGGCTGTCCGTTGACCCCCGACGGGCTGGCCCGGCGCAAGCCGGATCCGACCAACATCGAGGCCGCGATGGAGACGCTCGAGGCCGACGAGGCGATCTACGTCGGTGATCGCGCCGTCGACGTGCGCGCGGCCGACAACGCGGGCATCGATTCGGTGTTGCTCACCCGATCGGATGAGGGGGACCCGCCCGAGGCGGACGTGGACCCGACCTACCGGCTCCCGTCGCTTTCCGGCCTTCCGTCGGTGCTCCAGTGA